The proteins below come from a single Aquarana catesbeiana isolate 2022-GZ linkage group LG12, ASM4218655v1, whole genome shotgun sequence genomic window:
- the APOH gene encoding beta-2-glycoprotein 1, with protein MLRLTTLIAGLCLLHCATAGKVCTRPREIQSAVLRPGKVVYEPRDVVIYSCIPGYERETGNDKAVCSIHGNWEHATLRCKAKQCPKPGPLDNGQAHYKQLTYESVIWFSCNKGYTLRGANESECLESGKWSQKMPVCEVVTCPHPPLPKSAEIEHYTPREKNISIYQDVVAYRCLQNLVLIGNENVTCTENGTWSVVPECRDVKCNRPTEIANGYMSFALYRKYNYKESVSYGCNPPYALDGPRISYCDKDGEWSQKPACRAPCHVTTPKATVLHNGRRTRVDEIAGQQIQHGDILTYFCKNKEQKCAYTVQSRCQGGNFTVPACYKKPGTFSLFSTDPSKMTPCAQEAEQ; from the exons ATGCTGCGACTGACCACGCTGATCGCTGGGCTGTGTCTGCTACACTGTGCTACGGCGGGAAAAG TGTGTACCAGGCCCCGGGAGATCCAGTCTGCAGTGTTGAGACCGGGGAAGGTGGTGTATGAGCCCCGGGATGTGGTGATCTATTCCTGTATTCCGGGATATGAGAGAGAAACCGGGAATGATAAAGCCGTGTGTTCAATTCACGGGAACTGGGAACACGCCACCCTGAGGTGTAAAG CCAAGCAGTGCCCCAAACCCGGCCCTCTGGACAACGGACAGGCCCATTATAAGCAGCTGACCTATGAGAGTGTCATATGGTTCTCCTGTAATAAAGG gtACACCCTGCGCGGAGCCAATGAGAGCGAGTGTCTGGAAAGTGGGAAATGGAGCCAGAAGATGCCGGTCTGTGAAG TGGTGACCTGTCCTCATCCTCCGCTACCAAAATCTGCCGAGATTGAACACTACACGCCGCGAGAAAAGAACATTTCCATCTACCAGGACGTGGTGGCCTATCGCTGTCTGCAGAACCTCGTCCTCATCGGAAACGAGAACGTCACCTGCACTGAGAACGGGACCTGGAGCGTCGTCCCTGAGTGTCGGG ATGTGAAATGTAATCGTCCGACTGAAATCGCCAACGGCTACATGAGTTTTGCTCTCTACCGGAAGTACAATTATAAAGAATCGGTGAGCTACGGCTGTAACCCGCCCTACGCCTTGGACGGCCCTCGGATATCCTACTGTGACAAAGACGGAGAATGGTCCCAGAAGCCCGCCTGCCGAG CTCCGTGTCACGTAACCACGCCCAAGGCCACCGTTCTCCACAATGGAAGAAGGACGCGGGTGGATGAAATCGCAGGTCAGCAGATTCAGCATGGAGACATCCTGACCTATTTCTGCAAGAATAAGGAACAAAAGTGCGCCTATACGGTACAGAGCCGGTGCCAGGGGGGCAACTTTACCGTACCCGCCTGCTACAAGA AACCGGGGACCTTTTCACTGTTCTCCACCGATCCGTCTAAGATGACCCCCTGCGCCCAGGAAGCGGAGCAGTAA